In Klebsiella aerogenes, the DNA window TGCAGTCGGCGTTGTTGCAGGTGATTAAGCAAGGCGTGCTGACGCGTCTTGATGCCCGGCGGCTGATTCCGGTGGACGTTAAAGTCATCGCCACCACCACCGTCGAGCTCGCCAATTTGGTGGAGCAGAACCGCTTTAGCCGCCAGCTGTACTATGCGCTGCATTCGTTTGAGATTGCTATCCCGCCGCTGCGGGCGCGGCGCGGCAGCATTCCTTCGCTGGTGCATAGTCGCCTGCGCCGCCTGGAAAAACGCTTTTCATCGCGCTTGAAGGTCGATGACGACGCGCTGGCGCAGCTGGTGGCCTATTCATGGCCGGGCAACGACTTTGAGCTTAACAGCATTATCGAAAATATCGCGATGAGCAGTGATAACGGCCATATTCGCTTGAGCAATCTGCCCGAACATCTCTTTTCTACCCATCCAGGCAACGAGACGGCCTCCTCGCTGTCGCCATCCAGCCTGACTTTTAGCGCTATTGAGAAAGAAGCAATTATCCACGCGGCGAGAGTGACCAGCGGGCGGGTGCAGGAGATGTCGCAGTTGCTGAATATCGGCCGTACCACGCTGTGGCGTAAGATGAAGCAGTACGATATCGACGCCGGTCAGTTTAAGCGTCGGGCGCAGAATAAGGGTTAAGCCGGCGGTGTTAATATTTTTCCGGCAGCTCGTTGGCGATATCGATGAGCTCGCCGTTTTTCATCGTGATATAGCCGCCGTTTTTCAGATCGGAAAGTACCTGGAACAGATAGCTGCGCGACATTTTGGTGCGCCGGAGGATGAAGTTCGCCAGAATCGGGTCGTGTAATACGCCCTCATTTTTCTGTTTTAGGTAGCGGTAAATCATTGAGCGGATGGCAAAGTAACGGGTACCAATTGCCCTTTCGTCATGGGCATCGAGCAAAAACGCCAGGGTGATGGCCGTCATGTTCATCAGCAAAGTGAATTTATCGGGTTGGGTAAAATGCTTCTCAAAATATGCCAGGTTGCAGCTGAACACTTTGACGTTCTTTTTGGCGGTATAGTGCAGTTGAATGCCAGGACCATAGTTTTCGACAATGCCAAAAAACATCCCCTTGATACCCTTACCAATCTGAAATAGCTTCTGTGTTTGCGTTTTACGCTTTTCCGGCGTGAGAACAAAGTTGTGCTCTTGCATTTCAACGGCAATAACGCCTTCGAGGACGATCATAATTTCGTCTTCGCCAAGGGTAAAATGTGTTTCATCGGCAATTTGGCGGGTATTATTACTGTTAGTTAATGAGTTTATCGCCTTTATATTTTTTAAGATCATCTTATTATATTCATCGATGATGTGGAAATAGGGCGTTTGCGTACGACTCATTTTTTCTCCGGGCTTAATTCTACAGCTTTATTACTGCTTACTCTTTCATAAGGCTGACTCTTTATATTCTAAGATGGTGAAGAGTTACGCCTAATACAAAGTATCTAAATTTAAAAGCTAACGCCAGATGCCAGACTTCACTTTTATAGTCCGTTAACGGACTGTTCCGTCGTTCTTTTTAAAACACTCACTTAGACTGTTTGAGTGGGTAGTTGGTTTTCTTTTTTTAGCAACCAGGAATCTACCTGAATATCGAAATGCGATGAAAGTAGTATTGCTTTTACAACAGGTTTCTTTAGTGGAACCGTGACGGTGATTGGCACTGCCAAACCGGAAAAATAAAAATAGAACATGTGGATTTTTATTGGGTTATCTACTTCACTTGATCGGAGTCATCTCTATTGTTGAGCTTTAACCAATCTTTCAAAGCCTGTCTGACATTCACCAAATCATCAGTGGAATCAGGCATATTCTGAGCGATGAGGTCTAAAATATGAATAAAAAGTACAAGGGCATCGGCGTGCTGGCATTTGCCGCCGGTTCGTTATTACCCGGCGCGGCGGCCCATGCTGCCGATCAAAATGCGGCGGGCGCTGGTGATGGTGCGGCAAAGAAACCCAATATCATTTTGATCGTCTCCGATGACACCGGTTATGGCGATCTCGGCGTCTACGGCGGCGGCGAAGGCCGCGGTATGCCAACGCCAAACCTCGACAAGATGGCCGATGAAGGGATGACCTTTTTTGACTTCTATGGTCAGCCGAGTAGTACTCCTGGCCGTGCCGCGATGCAGACCGGGCGAATTCCAAACCGTAGCGGCATGACTACCGTAGCCTTCCAGGGACAGGGCGGCGGTTTGCCGAAAGAAGAGTGGACATTGGCTTCGGTGCTGAAAACCGGCGGTTATAAAACCTTCTTTACCGGTAAATGGCACCTTGGCGAAGCGGATTACGCACTGCCGAATGCCCAGGGTTATGACGAAATGAAATACGTCGGCCTCTATCATCTGAACGCCTATACCTACGCCGACCCGACCTGGTTCCCGGATATGGATCCTAAACTGCGGGAAATGTTTGCCCGCGTCACTCGTGGCGCGCTTTCCGGTAAGGCGGGAGAAGCGCCGAAAGAAGATTTCAAAATCAACGGTCAGTATGTGAATACTCCGGTGGTGGATGGCAAAGAGGGTGTGGTGGGGATTCCATTCTTCGATCGCTACGTCGAGAAGGCTTCGCTGGACTATCTTGAAGCGAATGCGAAATCTTCTGAACCGTTCTTCATGAGCATCAACTTTATGAAGAATCACCAGCCGAACATGCCGGATCCGGACTACGTCGGCAAGTCGATGTCGAAGAGCAAATATGCCGATTCGATGGTGGAAATGGATGCCCGCGTTGGCCACATCATGGATAAGCTGCGCGAACTGGGGCTCGATAAAAACACTCTGGTGGTGTGGACTACTGATAATGGTGCCTGGCAGGACGTCTATCCGGATGCGGGTTATACGCCGTTCCGCGGCACCAAGGGGACCGATCGCGAAGGCGGCAGCCGCGTACCGGCTATCGCCTGGTGGCCTGGCAAGATTAAGGATCACAGCCGTAATCACGATATCGTCGGTGGCCTCGATCTGATGGCAACCTTCGCGTCTGTCGCCGGGATTAAATTACCGACCAAAGACCGCGCCGGGCAGCCGATTATTTTCGACAGTTACGATATTTCACCGGTGCTGTTCGGCACAGGCAAGGACCCGCGTACTTCCTGGTTCTACTTCACTGAAAACGAGCTGACCCCAGGCGCGGCGCGCGTTGGCCACTATAAAGCCGTGTTTAACCTGCGCGGGGATAACGGCGTGAAGACTGGCGGCCTGGCGGTGGATTCCAACCTCGGTTGGAAAGGGCCGGAATCCTATGTGGCGACCGTGCCGCAGATTTTCGACCTCTGGCAGGATCCGCAGGAACGTTACGATATCTTTATGAACAACTATACCGAGCATACCTGGACGCTGGTGACCTTCAACGAAGCCATCGCCAACCTGATGAAAACTTACGTCGAATATCCGCCGCGCAAGCCGCAGAGCGAGGGCTACAGCGGGCCGATTACCCTGTCGCAGTATCAACGCTTTAGCAATGTCCGTGAGCAGTTGAAACAAGAAGGGTTCCAGTTGGCGATGCCGACCGGCAACTAAAATGACATTGGCCCGGGCGTGGTGTCCGGGCCTTTTGCTGTTGTGAGCATTCTTTGAGATGGGTTCTGGTCGATGAAAAAAAGCACTACTATTCCATTAACGCCATTGCAGAACCAGGGGCGTTATCTGCCTGCCTATAAACGTCGTTATCACATGATGGCGAAACCCAGTGGTTCTACCTGCAATCTGGACTGTAACTACTGTTTTTATCTGCATAAAGAGCAACTTCTGCATCAGCCGCACGACAAAGGGATGAGCGATGAGGTGCTGGAGAATTTTATTCGTCAGTACATTCAAAGTCAGGACGGCGAAGAAATTATTTTCTCCTGGCAGGGCGGCGAACCGACCCTGATGGGACTGGAGTTTTTCGAGAAAGTCGTTGAGCTGCAAAAGAAATATCAGCCCAAACACCAGCGTATTGAGAACGATCTGCAGACCAACGGCGTGTTGATTAACGATAAGTGGGCCGCCTTTCTGAAGCGGCATAACTTCCTGGTTGGGGTATCGATCGACGGTCCGCGCGAGATCCACGATCGCTTTCGTGTGACGCGCAGCGGTAAACCGACCTTCGATAAAGTCATGGAGGGCATTGCGGCGTTGAAGCGACACGGCGTGCCATTTAACGCCCTTGCGGTCGTCAACCGGGTGAATGCCCGCTTCCCGCGTGAGGTCTACCGTTTTCTCACCCGCGAATTAGGCGCGACCTATATCCAGTTTACACCCTGTGTGGAAGCCGCCGAGTTTAAAACCACCGCACCGCAGTTCTGGCGTGAAGAGACAATCCCCATCACCGGCAGTCGTCGGGCGAAACCGGGCGATCTGGATTCGATCGTCACCGACTGGTCGGTAGACCCGGACGACTGGGGGCAGTTTCTGACCGAAGCCTTTGATGAATGGACAACCCACGATCTGGGGCGCGTGCAGGTCAACTTGTTCGAAACCGCTGTGGTGCAGACCATGGGACTCCCTTCCCAGCTGTGCATTACTGCGCCGTTTTGCGGTAAGGCGCTGGCGATTGAGAAAAACGGTGACGTCTACTCGTGCGATCATTACGTCTACCCTGAATATAAGCTCGGCAATATTAAGGCGCATAAGTTGGCGCATATGGTCTTTTCCGAGCGACAGAAAGTCTTCGGCATGGGCAAAAAAGAGACGCTGCCAGCCTACTGTAAAAGCTGCCCGCATTTGAATCTGTGCTGGGGTGAATGTCCGAAAAACCGCATCGTGCGCGCCCCGGACGGCGAAGAAGGGCTCAATTATTTGTGTCCAGGATTCCGCCATTTTTACGCGACGGTCAAACCGACGCTGGAGAAAATCGCCGCGATGCTCAAGTAGAGCCGGTCTCTGGCGGTGGAACACGAAGGATAAACAATGAAAAAAACATTATTGATCAGCATGTTGATGATGAGTTTCGCCAGCGCGGCAAGTACCGACATGCTACCAGCATGGAAAGAGACGCCCGCGAAGCAGGCGATTGAACAATGGGTGCAGGGCGCGACGCGTGAAGGCGACGCAGACTTTATTCCGCTTGATAAGCGCTATGTGGTTTTTGATAACGACGGCACCCTGTGGCCGGAAGCGCCGCTCACCTTCCAGCTGCAGTTTGCGGTGGATGAAGTGAAACGGCTGGCGCCCGAACATCCGGAGTGGAAAAAAGATCCGATCGTCAACGCCGTGCTGAACAATGACCTGAAAACGGTAGCGGCGGGCGGCGAAAAAGGGCTGCTCAAACTGCTGGCATTAACCCACAGCGGCATGACCACCGAGGAGTTTAGTCAGCGGGTCAGCGCATGGTTTGACAGCCATCAGGATCAACGTACCGGCTGCCGCTATGACCAGTTGGGGTATCAGCCGATGCGCCAGCTGCTGGATTATCTGCGCGCCAATGGCTTTAAAACGTGGATCGTTTCCGGCGGCGGCATTGATTTTATGCGGGTGGCATCGGAAAAAATGTACGGCATCCCGCCGGAGCAGGTTATCGGTTCGTTCGCGCTCAGCGAGTTTAGCCTGACGGATAATGGCACCCAGCTTCGCAAAACGATGAAAGGCGCATTCAATGATGACGCCGCGGCCAAACCGGTGGCGATCCACCTGTTTATGGGCCAGCGCCCGGTGGCGGCTTTCGGCAACAGCGATGGCGATCTGGCGATGTTGCAGTACACCGCGGCCAACCCGAGCTATAAAACCTTCGAGCTACTGGTGCATCATACCGATGCGGCGAGGGAGTATGCCTACGACAGCCATCCATCCGCTAGCGGCAAGCTGGTGAAAGGATTGACGGAGGCGAAGCAAAAAGGCTGGACCGTGGTCGATATGCAGAAAGATTGGAATACGGTATTCGATCCAGCGCAGTGTAAGACAAAATAGACAAACCATCCTGTATTGCGCCGGGCGAACTGTGTTCTTTTAAAGGGTCATTAATGAGGCAACATGAAAACAACGTATTCTGATGTTATCGATAGCTATAACCACGTTGTTGACAGCGACCTTGACGTGATTCAGCCCTTGATCTCGGTAAACCAGGCGCGAATTATCAAAGATAACGGCGTATTCAGAATTGAACCCGGCGAGGTGGTCATTGTTGTTGAAGGCATCATTTCGATAGAGGTTGAGTACAACGTGGGCTTTGGTTCGGTAAGCAAACGTGTCGCACTCAGTAAAACACGGGATATGCTACAGATCGGCAAAGGGATCCGCGGCATGATCTTAGGTATTATTGAGAACTATGGTCCTGAGCTATCACTAAAATACACAGCAAAGAAAAATGTAAAAATAGTGACCTGTAGTAAAGATGCATTTGAACATTATTTTATTCAGCGGGAACGTTTTTCTTATCTGATGGAGATTATGGCTTTTCAGCTATCATTGATTATTGATGCGCACCATGAGAAAAATTTACCTTCACGCTATGATACGATTAAATCGATGATTTATCGTTATAAAAAACAGCGGGATTCTGGTGTGTTGCATGATAAAAGCCTGGCCAGTTTTATCCTGAAAAGAACCAAAATGTCGCGGAGCTATCTTTTTAAGATTTTAGCTGAGTTAAAAGAGGGGGAATATATTGCGATGGAGAACGGCGAACTGGTTGATATTGTGCGCGAGTTGCCGGAAAAATATTAATCGCCTTCAACCTACCTCACCATTGCGCGATGCCGTGGATCTGTCGCTCTCACCTTCATGTCGCCGTTGCCGCGCGGATCTTTCCTTTTCCATCGCAAATTGATGAGATAGAGGCCTGGGATGTTGCGTCCGGGCGGTCAGGATACGGCTTTACCTTTCATTACTATTGAATGTTAAGAAGTAAGAAGGACTGGCCGAAGTCAGATACTGTGCGGGATGGCGAGCAGAACGTTTCTTGTAGATAGACGTCAATCAGTAGATTTTCGCCCTTTCAGACTCAGCTCGACGTTTGATTTCGTCTGTTTTTACCTCTAAAATGCAGTCAATTATTCTGTTATAAATTCATCCTACTAGTGAAATAAACCATTGTTTTTTCGTTTTAAGGGATACGATTTTCCTGTGAAGGGAGGCTTCTTTGTGTTCAATGGTACAGTGCGCTCAGATGTAAACAATTTCATTAAGATAGAAAAAGGCCGGCGTGGCAGAAAGAGCCAGCCTTTTATCTCTTTCTCCAAAAATGGAGGGCATGTCAGGATCGCGACTTTCATCGCTCGCCACGGAGAACATGTTGATATCCAAATAGATTATTCCGCCAGAACGATCAGGGTGAAAAAGGTTGAACACCACGGCGTGCGTATCAACGTCGGCGGCGTTTTTACCCGTAAGGTACTGGTGAAGCAGTTTCAGTTTGGCGAGAAGAAGACCATCCGTGTCGATCTCACCCAACGGGACGACGGCTGGTTTTATGGCGATTTGCCGGCGGAGTTTTCGGCGAATTGTGCATGAAGTGTTATTAGCATAATCGCCTGGGATACATAAGCTGGCATTATTGCGGGCTCGGGCCATTATGCAGGTATGTCGATACGTAGGCATCCGCTAATGGCTTATTTAGATCAATGAGATATAAATACGAGTCATTATAGTTTCGCATTAAAATTTATTTTTAAGTAAATTACCACCACTAATGGCATTAAATAATAGTTATTACCAATGATAGCTTTGCCATAATTAAGGGAAAATAGAGGCTTAAAAAAGGAAGCGAAATTAAATGGACCATCTACTTAGACACTGTGAACAGATCGCGTTCGGCCCTTATAGTCACGATGCCCGGGCGCTGGCGCATGAAGTGATTGATACATTCTCGGCAGGTATCCCCCCGGAACAACTCATCTTGCCGTGGTTATCGGTCAAAGAGGGGATGCCGGAAGCGGACTGCGGGCGTTATGTCTGTGCTTACACCCCATCAACGTCTCATGACCGTCGCTATCAACTGGTATCTGCAGCAATGTTCAGTACGGTTTGTCGGGACGCTACCCACTGGTTCTATATGTGGGAAGCGTTGTGAGTGATGGGAAGCCAGGCTCTTTGGCTACAGGATAGCTGTGTTCTTGCATGTCTAAGGCTGAATAAAGTATGGAGCATAATTCCCATATTTTATTCACTTTTTTATTTAAGTTATCTTTATAGTTTTCGGTAACAAACCGATAGGTTTCTTCTTTGCAGGGATACTTGCATGAGCGCATGAAAGAGGTGCTGGTAGAAAAAAGCAGCTATTTGTGCATAGCTCACATTTGAACAATTAAATAGAAATTAAATGGAAAAACCTTTTGATACTTCAGCAAAATATAGTCCATATTATAGACTTGTACTGATCATGGATATTTTAAGGATAAGAATATGTCAGCAGTAATTGATAAAGCACTGGATTTTATTAATGGGATGAACACATCAGCTTCAGCACCGCACCCAATGGATGAAAGTACGGCTAAAGGTATTTTAAAATATCTTAATGAGTTAGGAGCACCGGCCAGTGCGGCTGATGTTTATGCCCGGGGCACTCAAGAAGGCTGGGAGCCAGGGTTTACTAAAACGTTAGCTGGATGGGCGGAACGAATTGAGTCCGGTGAGCGCGTAGTGATTAAGAATCCAGAGTACTTCTCTTCATACATGCGCGAGGAACTGCGGGCGCTGGTATAAGGTTTTAGGGGTTACCGTGAGCAGGTTGGTATGTGTTCCACCAGGTATCCTGGAAAAAGCTAAGGGCTTACGAGTAATCGTAAGCCCTTGATATTTGGTGGCCCCTGTTGGGTTTGAACCAACGACCAAGCGATTATGAGTCGCCTGCTCTAACCACTGAGCTAAGGGGCCGTGGCGAGGGATTATAAAGTAACTGGCGAATGCAATCCAGCGCAAAGCGCACGGCTGCTGTTTTTATAAACAATGTATTTTCAATCCTTTATAATCAGCCTTTTAGCCATTAAGCCGGAGAAGTTATGATTAGCGATATCCTGGCCCCGGGTCTGCGGGTCGTTTTCTGTGGGATCAATCCGGGGAAGTCCTCCGCGCATACGGGTTTCCACTTTGCTCATCCTGGCAATCGGTTCTGGAAGGTTATCCATCAGGCCGGTTTTACCAAACGCCAGTTGAAGCCGGAAGAAGAATTGCATCTGCTGGATACTGGCTGCGGCATCACCATGCTGGTTGAGAGGCCGACGGTGCAGGCCAGCGAAGTCGCCCTGCAGGAGCTACGTAGCGGCGCTCAGGAGCTGATAAGCAAAATCCAAAGCTATCAGCCGCAGGCACTGGCGGTGCTCGGTAAACAGGCCTTTGAGCAGGCGTTCAGGGTACGTGGCGCTAAGTGGGGTAAACAGGAAGTGACTATCGGCGAAACCGAAGTCTGGGTGCTGCCTAATCCCAGTGGCTTGAACCGGGCGACATTGGATAAGCTGGTTGAGTCTTATCGCGAACTGGATGAGGCGCTGGCGGGGCGAGGGCGGTAATCACGCCTGAATCGCAGATATAAAAAAAGCTCCCCGCAGGGAGCTTTTTGCTGTTTATTGTCTACTCGCGACGATTAATCGTCGAGGAAGCTACGCAGAACTTCAGAACGGCTTGGGTGACGCAGTTTACGCAGCGCCTTCGCTTCGATCTGACGAATACGTTCGCGGGTAACGTCGAACTGTTTACCCACTTCTTCCAGCGTGTGGTCGGTGTTCATGTCGATACCGAAACGCATACGCAGAACTTTCGCTTCACGAGCGGTGAGGCCCGCCAGCACGTCGTGCGTTGCCGCACGCAGGCTTTCGGTGGTCGCCGAATCCAGCGGCAGCTCGAGGGTGGTATCCTCGATGAAGTCACCCAGATGCGAATCTTCATCGTCGCCGATCGGCGTTTCCATGGAGATAGGCTCTTTAGCGATCTTCAGCACTTTACGGATTTTGTCTTCCGGCATCAGCATGCGCTCAGCCAGCTCTTCCGGCGTCGGCTCGCGACCCATTTCCTGCAGCATCTGGCGAGAGATACGGTTGAGCTTGTTGATAGTCTCAATCATATGCACCGGAATACGGATGGTGCGCGCCTGATCCGCGATGGAGCGGGTGATAGCCTGACGGATCCACCAGGTTGCGTAGGTGGAGAACTTGTAACCACGGCGGTATTCAAACTTATCTACCGCTTTCATCAGGCCGATGTTGCCTTCCTGAATCAGATCGAGGAACTGCAGACCGCGGTTGGTGTATTTCTTGGCGATAGAGATAACCAGACGTAAGTTCGCTTCAACCATCTCTTTCTTCGCACGGCGGGCTTTCGCTTCGCCGATGGACATACGACGGTTGATATCCTTAACCTGCTCGATGGTCAGGCCGGTTTCTTCTTCAATCTGCTGCAGCTTCTGCAGGCCGCGCTGAACGTCTTCTTTAACGTCATGCAGCTTCTCGG includes these proteins:
- a CDS encoding helix-turn-helix domain-containing protein; the protein is MSRTQTPYFHIIDEYNKMILKNIKAINSLTNSNNTRQIADETHFTLGEDEIMIVLEGVIAVEMQEHNFVLTPEKRKTQTQKLFQIGKGIKGMFFGIVENYGPGIQLHYTAKKNVKVFSCNLAYFEKHFTQPDKFTLLMNMTAITLAFLLDAHDERAIGTRYFAIRSMIYRYLKQKNEGVLHDPILANFILRRTKMSRSYLFQVLSDLKNGGYITMKNGELIDIANELPEKY
- a CDS encoding arylsulfatase gives rise to the protein MNKKYKGIGVLAFAAGSLLPGAAAHAADQNAAGAGDGAAKKPNIILIVSDDTGYGDLGVYGGGEGRGMPTPNLDKMADEGMTFFDFYGQPSSTPGRAAMQTGRIPNRSGMTTVAFQGQGGGLPKEEWTLASVLKTGGYKTFFTGKWHLGEADYALPNAQGYDEMKYVGLYHLNAYTYADPTWFPDMDPKLREMFARVTRGALSGKAGEAPKEDFKINGQYVNTPVVDGKEGVVGIPFFDRYVEKASLDYLEANAKSSEPFFMSINFMKNHQPNMPDPDYVGKSMSKSKYADSMVEMDARVGHIMDKLRELGLDKNTLVVWTTDNGAWQDVYPDAGYTPFRGTKGTDREGGSRVPAIAWWPGKIKDHSRNHDIVGGLDLMATFASVAGIKLPTKDRAGQPIIFDSYDISPVLFGTGKDPRTSWFYFTENELTPGAARVGHYKAVFNLRGDNGVKTGGLAVDSNLGWKGPESYVATVPQIFDLWQDPQERYDIFMNNYTEHTWTLVTFNEAIANLMKTYVEYPPRKPQSEGYSGPITLSQYQRFSNVREQLKQEGFQLAMPTGN
- a CDS encoding anaerobic sulfatase maturase — protein: MKKSTTIPLTPLQNQGRYLPAYKRRYHMMAKPSGSTCNLDCNYCFYLHKEQLLHQPHDKGMSDEVLENFIRQYIQSQDGEEIIFSWQGGEPTLMGLEFFEKVVELQKKYQPKHQRIENDLQTNGVLINDKWAAFLKRHNFLVGVSIDGPREIHDRFRVTRSGKPTFDKVMEGIAALKRHGVPFNALAVVNRVNARFPREVYRFLTRELGATYIQFTPCVEAAEFKTTAPQFWREETIPITGSRRAKPGDLDSIVTDWSVDPDDWGQFLTEAFDEWTTHDLGRVQVNLFETAVVQTMGLPSQLCITAPFCGKALAIEKNGDVYSCDHYVYPEYKLGNIKAHKLAHMVFSERQKVFGMGKKETLPAYCKSCPHLNLCWGECPKNRIVRAPDGEEGLNYLCPGFRHFYATVKPTLEKIAAMLK
- a CDS encoding HAD family hydrolase, encoding MKKTLLISMLMMSFASAASTDMLPAWKETPAKQAIEQWVQGATREGDADFIPLDKRYVVFDNDGTLWPEAPLTFQLQFAVDEVKRLAPEHPEWKKDPIVNAVLNNDLKTVAAGGEKGLLKLLALTHSGMTTEEFSQRVSAWFDSHQDQRTGCRYDQLGYQPMRQLLDYLRANGFKTWIVSGGGIDFMRVASEKMYGIPPEQVIGSFALSEFSLTDNGTQLRKTMKGAFNDDAAAKPVAIHLFMGQRPVAAFGNSDGDLAMLQYTAANPSYKTFELLVHHTDAAREYAYDSHPSASGKLVKGLTEAKQKGWTVVDMQKDWNTVFDPAQCKTK
- a CDS encoding helix-turn-helix domain-containing protein, which produces MKTTYSDVIDSYNHVVDSDLDVIQPLISVNQARIIKDNGVFRIEPGEVVIVVEGIISIEVEYNVGFGSVSKRVALSKTRDMLQIGKGIRGMILGIIENYGPELSLKYTAKKNVKIVTCSKDAFEHYFIQRERFSYLMEIMAFQLSLIIDAHHEKNLPSRYDTIKSMIYRYKKQRDSGVLHDKSLASFILKRTKMSRSYLFKILAELKEGEYIAMENGELVDIVRELPEKY
- a CDS encoding DUF1889 family protein yields the protein MSAVIDKALDFINGMNTSASAPHPMDESTAKGILKYLNELGAPASAADVYARGTQEGWEPGFTKTLAGWAERIESGERVVIKNPEYFSSYMREELRALV
- the mug gene encoding G/U mismatch-specific DNA glycosylase, producing MISDILAPGLRVVFCGINPGKSSAHTGFHFAHPGNRFWKVIHQAGFTKRQLKPEEELHLLDTGCGITMLVERPTVQASEVALQELRSGAQELISKIQSYQPQALAVLGKQAFEQAFRVRGAKWGKQEVTIGETEVWVLPNPSGLNRATLDKLVESYRELDEALAGRGR